Proteins found in one Halobaculum sp. MBLA0147 genomic segment:
- the cas10d gene encoding type I-D CRISPR-associated protein Cas10d/Csc3 has translation MTRETHDTISTLAERAFDAIRPASRNKKPYAIERVFRESVKAIKGFGPREPSRQDAIDAVAGRIAKLPDRSDQVYRVGSETSDSGARLEERIEAYAEFFVDEVFLGLFDGKPARLKRRENNLADGFYAATRRLQRETFGDDADDSADADETADTDGTGGTDETADTDGTGGTDETADADESDDE, from the coding sequence ATGACACGAGAGACACACGACACGATCTCGACGCTCGCCGAGCGAGCGTTCGACGCGATCAGACCAGCTTCGAGGAATAAAAAGCCGTACGCCATCGAGCGCGTCTTCCGCGAGAGCGTGAAGGCGATCAAGGGGTTCGGCCCGCGCGAGCCGTCGCGACAGGACGCGATCGACGCCGTCGCCGGGCGGATCGCCAAGCTTCCCGACCGGAGCGACCAAGTGTACCGCGTCGGCAGCGAGACGAGCGACAGCGGCGCTCGACTCGAGGAACGGATCGAGGCGTACGCCGAGTTCTTCGTCGACGAGGTGTTCCTCGGGCTGTTCGACGGCAAGCCCGCGCGGCTGAAACGCCGCGAGAACAACCTCGCCGACGGGTTCTACGCGGCGACGCGCCGCCTCCAGCGAGAGACGTTCGGCGACGACGCCGACGACTCGGCGGACGCCGACGAGACGGCGGACACGGACGGCACAGGCGGAACAGACGAGACGGCGGACACGGACGGCACAGGCGGAACAGACGAGACGGCGGACGCGGACGAATCGGACGACGAGTGA
- the cas4 gene encoding CRISPR-associated protein Cas4, whose product MTGSDRVQFRDELVHVSALNEYVYCPRRFYYQRYHDEIGRPYELVDGRSKHDGQARRGGWVRERYFRSEDLGLHGKLDLIESDGDVLTPVERKRAESETYFASDEVQLAGYCMLLEAVTGEPVNVGYVYLYSTDERHSVRITDRHRETVHEIVSQIESMRVDTIPPLTDNPSKCEACSARTYCMPEETARLEPERARGTGWENPDAVSLGGEES is encoded by the coding sequence GTGACTGGTAGTGACCGCGTCCAGTTTAGAGACGAACTCGTCCACGTCAGCGCGCTCAACGAGTACGTCTACTGTCCAAGGCGGTTCTACTACCAGCGGTACCACGACGAGATCGGGAGGCCGTACGAACTCGTCGACGGCCGGTCGAAACACGACGGCCAGGCCCGTCGTGGCGGCTGGGTTCGCGAGCGGTACTTCCGTTCCGAGGACCTGGGACTGCACGGGAAACTCGACCTGATCGAGAGCGACGGCGACGTACTCACGCCGGTCGAGCGGAAGCGTGCCGAGAGCGAGACCTACTTCGCGAGCGACGAAGTCCAACTGGCCGGCTACTGTATGCTACTGGAGGCGGTGACCGGGGAGCCGGTCAACGTCGGGTACGTCTACCTCTACTCGACGGACGAACGCCACAGCGTCCGGATCACCGACCGCCACCGGGAGACGGTCCACGAGATCGTCTCCCAGATCGAGTCGATGCGTGTCGATACGATCCCACCACTCACCGACAACCCGAGCAAGTGCGAGGCCTGTTCGGCTCGCACCTACTGCATGCCCGAAGAGACGGCTCGACTGGAACCCGAGCGCGCTCGCGGCACTGGCTGGGAGAATCCCGACGCCGTCTCGCTCGGGGGTGAGGAGTCGTGA
- the cas7d gene encoding type I-D CRISPR-associated protein Cas7/Csc2 has protein sequence MTTTPPQHMLDHDTYPELADGTVPADQMTLRPQNNYTNVLVLRELQSHAVFTTNGQDADLANVAVGDGDERAEYSPGLMFMRKQTGSDRRFGKALQRQLDLFDDDGDECTMQVNEMCQDCPECILYGSAAGDDAVSITSRVRYDTAYSLRDATVVVDEKFQNAPGGDYAKGAEATIREPDFFEPGTLFPCVVTLGDATPAELAFVLGITRKNKRYGAATSRLGRTKNHVLGVYVGSEEGPANLELTRDAIRGLRDDETTDYETIRDVTSAENLDPSLVGDHVRERFESRVEADGLDLSRVSTETVSELIDTATGEEFGDVLATQRERSREFLAGVTE, from the coding sequence GTGACGACGACACCACCACAGCACATGCTCGACCACGACACCTACCCCGAACTCGCAGACGGAACCGTTCCGGCCGACCAGATGACGCTGCGCCCGCAGAACAACTACACGAACGTGCTCGTGTTGCGCGAACTCCAGAGCCACGCCGTGTTCACGACGAACGGCCAGGACGCCGACCTCGCGAACGTCGCGGTCGGCGACGGCGACGAGCGAGCGGAGTACTCGCCGGGACTGATGTTCATGCGCAAACAGACCGGCAGCGACCGTCGGTTCGGGAAGGCGCTCCAGCGGCAACTCGACCTGTTCGACGACGACGGAGACGAGTGTACGATGCAGGTCAACGAGATGTGTCAGGACTGTCCGGAGTGTATCCTCTACGGGAGTGCCGCCGGTGACGACGCCGTCTCGATCACCTCCCGCGTCCGCTACGACACGGCGTACAGTCTCCGCGACGCGACGGTGGTCGTCGACGAGAAGTTCCAGAACGCCCCCGGCGGGGACTACGCGAAGGGTGCCGAGGCGACGATCCGAGAACCGGACTTCTTCGAGCCGGGGACGCTGTTCCCGTGTGTCGTCACGCTCGGTGACGCGACACCCGCCGAACTCGCCTTCGTCTTGGGGATCACGCGGAAGAACAAGCGGTACGGAGCGGCCACCTCACGGCTGGGTCGGACGAAGAACCACGTCCTCGGTGTCTACGTCGGGAGCGAGGAGGGACCGGCGAACTTGGAACTCACGCGTGACGCCATCCGGGGGCTCCGCGACGACGAGACCACGGACTACGAGACGATCCGCGACGTGACGAGTGCGGAGAATCTGGACCCGTCACTCGTCGGCGACCACGTCCGCGAGCGGTTCGAGTCCCGCGTCGAAGCCGACGGGCTCGACCTCTCGCGTGTCTCTACCGAGACAGTGTCGGAGTTGATCGACACCGCGACCGGCGAGGAGTTCGGCGACGTGTTGGCGACCCAGCGCGAGCGGTCACGCGAGTTCCTCGCCGGAGTGACGGAGTGA
- a CDS encoding RNA-guided pseudouridylation complex pseudouridine synthase subunit Cbf5 translates to MPLRPAPSDRSPRETLSFGVVNLDKPPGPSAHEVTAWVRDLAGVDRAAHAGTLDPKVTGCLPILLGDATRLAQVFLEGAKTYVAVLELHRSAPADLESVLAAFETELYQKPPRKSAVRRRLRTRSVYDLEVLDHSDRQVLLRIRCESGTYVRKLCHDLGLALGTGAHMGNLRRVGTDPFDDRDLVTIHEFADALAFDDEGESDPLAEAVAPAERALRHLPRVTIPENAAREVAQGAPVYAPGVLAVDPAPEPVRVGEGGTGDGAGGAGDGAGGAGDGAGGAGDGAGGAGDGAGGAGDGAGGAGDDAAAEPTQGDLVVCLTPQGAAVCLGTLVGDPSADSGEVVSLERVLV, encoded by the coding sequence ATGCCACTGCGTCCCGCCCCGTCGGACCGCTCGCCCCGCGAGACGCTCTCCTTCGGCGTCGTCAACCTCGACAAGCCGCCCGGCCCCTCCGCCCACGAGGTGACGGCGTGGGTCCGCGACCTCGCGGGTGTCGACCGCGCCGCCCACGCGGGGACGCTCGACCCCAAGGTGACGGGGTGTCTGCCGATTCTCTTGGGCGACGCGACACGGCTCGCGCAGGTGTTCCTCGAGGGTGCGAAGACGTACGTCGCCGTGTTGGAACTCCACCGCTCGGCGCCGGCGGATCTCGAGTCGGTGCTCGCCGCGTTCGAGACGGAACTGTACCAGAAACCCCCGCGGAAGTCCGCCGTCCGGCGACGCCTGCGGACGCGCTCGGTGTACGACCTGGAGGTGTTGGACCACAGCGACCGGCAGGTGCTGTTGCGGATTCGCTGTGAGTCGGGCACCTACGTGCGGAAGCTGTGTCACGATCTCGGGTTGGCGCTGGGCACCGGCGCGCACATGGGGAACCTGCGGCGGGTCGGGACGGACCCGTTCGACGACCGCGACCTCGTGACGATCCACGAGTTCGCGGACGCGCTGGCGTTCGACGACGAGGGTGAGTCAGACCCGCTGGCCGAGGCGGTCGCACCCGCCGAGCGTGCGCTGCGACACCTCCCGCGGGTGACGATCCCGGAGAACGCCGCCCGCGAGGTGGCCCAGGGCGCGCCGGTGTACGCCCCCGGCGTGTTGGCCGTCGACCCCGCGCCGGAGCCGGTACGAGTCGGCGAGGGTGGCACGGGTGACGGTGCCGGTGGTGCGGGTGACGGTGCCGGTGGTGCGGGTGACGGTGCCGGTGGTGCGGGTGACGGTGCCGGTGGTGCGGGTGACGGTGCCGGTGGTGCGGGTGACGGTGCCGGTGGTGCGGGTGACGACGCTGCTGCGGAGCCGACGCAGGGTGATCTCGTGGTCTGTCTCACGCCGCAGGGGGCGGCCGTCTGTCTCGGGACGCTCGTCGGCGACCCCAGCGCCGATTCCGGGGAAGTCGTGTCGTTAGAACGCGTACTGGTGTGA
- the cas1 gene encoding CRISPR-associated endonuclease Cas1: MFDESVVFVTTQGAQIRTDGGRVVVWDVDGDDGELATFPIEKLDTINVFGGVNFSTPFVAEANDHGIVLNYFTQHGDYRGSFVPERNTIAEVRRAQYALGDEGELAIARAMIAAKIRNARTLLARKGVTGTEFLADLQARAREAGSADDLRGTEGEAAERYFSRLDETLTDGWTFESRSKRPPEDHVNSLLSLTYVMVKNEVLAALRQYNLDPFLGVLHADRHGRPSLALDLQEEFRPIFCDAFVTRLVNRGTIQHDQFTADNHLADDAFQTYLGKFDDYMQEQFTHPYFEYEVTRRKAIRQQAILLRKAITGELDEYHALEVSK; this comes from the coding sequence ATGTTCGACGAGTCGGTGGTGTTCGTCACCACGCAGGGTGCACAGATCCGGACGGACGGCGGCCGTGTCGTCGTCTGGGACGTGGACGGCGACGACGGGGAACTCGCGACGTTCCCGATCGAGAAACTGGACACGATCAACGTGTTCGGTGGGGTCAACTTCTCGACGCCGTTCGTCGCCGAGGCGAACGACCACGGGATCGTGTTGAACTACTTCACACAGCACGGAGACTACCGCGGGAGTTTCGTCCCCGAACGGAACACGATCGCCGAGGTGCGGCGGGCACAGTACGCGTTGGGCGACGAGGGTGAACTCGCGATCGCGCGGGCGATGATCGCCGCGAAGATTCGCAACGCTCGCACGCTCCTCGCGCGGAAGGGTGTCACCGGCACGGAGTTCCTCGCGGATCTCCAAGCGCGGGCCAGAGAGGCCGGGAGTGCCGACGACCTCCGCGGGACCGAAGGCGAGGCAGCCGAGCGGTACTTCTCCCGGCTCGACGAGACGCTGACGGACGGCTGGACGTTCGAGTCGCGGTCGAAACGCCCACCGGAGGATCACGTCAACTCGTTGCTGTCGCTGACGTACGTGATGGTGAAAAACGAGGTGTTGGCCGCGTTGCGGCAGTACAACCTCGATCCGTTCCTCGGCGTGCTCCACGCCGACCGGCACGGTCGCCCGTCGCTCGCGTTGGACCTCCAAGAGGAGTTCCGCCCGATCTTCTGTGACGCGTTCGTCACCCGGCTGGTGAATCGCGGGACGATCCAGCACGACCAGTTCACGGCGGACAACCACCTCGCGGACGACGCCTTCCAGACGTACCTCGGGAAGTTCGACGACTACATGCAAGAGCAGTTCACGCACCCGTACTTCGAGTACGAGGTGACGCGCCGGAAGGCGATCCGCCAGCAGGCGATCCTGTTGCGGAAGGCGATCACGGGCGAGTTGGACGAGTACCACGCGCTGGAGGTGTCGAAGTAG
- the cas5d gene encoding type I-D CRISPR-associated protein Cas5/Csc1 has translation MEVLEATIRVRGEVTFTSREVGRLADTEPYVLNTALYYALGLAGGRYLDTSYEPTYLADTEHVASELYVSPAAPVRGVSPRYTTTTYNASRDEYVVVNYSAQEDPYEGRNLPTFGRRRSLTQGTQLRLYVVTRDRPASAVADDLPTYTRLGKKRGKVRVDLTERPVSVATGSYELGHPIGVDDCGDVPVANVATKSMQPTPLVVAGKYEGEHLVIDRPEEAPGPETVALPRGLVFLGERR, from the coding sequence ATGGAGGTGTTGGAGGCGACGATTCGTGTCCGTGGCGAGGTGACGTTCACCTCCCGCGAGGTCGGGCGGCTCGCGGACACGGAGCCGTACGTCCTGAACACGGCGCTGTACTACGCGCTCGGCCTGGCGGGCGGTCGGTACCTCGACACGAGCTACGAGCCGACGTACCTCGCCGACACCGAGCACGTCGCCTCGGAGCTGTACGTCTCGCCGGCGGCACCGGTCCGCGGTGTCTCCCCACGGTACACGACGACCACGTACAACGCGAGCCGCGACGAGTACGTCGTCGTCAACTACTCGGCGCAGGAGGACCCGTACGAGGGACGGAACCTGCCGACGTTCGGGCGCCGCCGCTCGCTCACGCAGGGCACCCAACTCCGTCTGTACGTCGTGACTCGCGATCGACCCGCGTCGGCGGTCGCCGACGACCTCCCGACGTACACGCGGCTCGGGAAGAAACGCGGGAAGGTGCGGGTCGACCTCACGGAGCGACCGGTGTCCGTCGCGACGGGGTCGTACGAACTCGGCCACCCGATCGGCGTCGACGACTGTGGTGACGTGCCGGTCGCGAACGTCGCCACGAAGTCGATGCAGCCGACACCGCTCGTGGTCGCCGGGAAGTACGAGGGGGAACACCTGGTGATCGACCGCCCCGAAGAAGCACCCGGGCCCGAGACGGTAGCACTGCCACGGGGCCTCGTCTTCTTGGGTGAGCGCCGGTGA
- the cas3 gene encoding type I-D CRISPR-associated helicase Cas3', with protein MTGERLGAVTLQGVALRQHAEPYPFDYEPYDHQLRLAKLVRGDAGFVAVDDSPTGGGKTSAWLAPALDETLDTVAIYPTNALVVDQTDQVERAAETTDDDVAVLTITSERLARHRAEMARDVRSNAEVIDHLYRRERRTNDQVIVLTNPDSFVMMVRGLYGSVTRAYRNVPFAVVDEFHRAGRKEQNTLRYLLDELWEWPTEEVALDRVAFLSATPDDRQERLFADAMAAPYHRVTEGTTDERRAFLDDPGDAFQPVMPPVELDVRTAPTFGTADVLLDDDREDLLSFCAGDRTDRDGHDKVAVVLDGVHEVQRVHEFLAAELDCRVERIDGFRGEEKSRKLREFDVLVSNAAVEVGVDFELDRLLFAGHRKSSFLQRLGRLRSRSDVCEARCYVPRPVGTTLCEHEAVADGAVTRRDFDDVLAAAFPEPRRPASFDWRYSGPEAVHHLEDRVGDARPDRRETIAHRGRARIDRHFVEPFDDLADADLDRATDTVDWRTLERLQWYRGDSIQALVYDRTGDGDGVVRAYDVFYLLRYGRVTFHDRETFERIVPDDEQATVDRLARYVDGFCTFDGTIETTDEGYGRSVSFAGPRLGTQLREGGGKPRVFGGLQVRVDTEPGLPSVDGVECFNDRLRSRRDRLGPAAGILGHAVPKRPAVVTQQYGLDDFFFLYPVTAQGESGSLALGTDALYLHCHQCEAEADDTSDDDDLIGGVGDGGDWSIGGVGDGGDW; from the coding sequence GTGACCGGGGAGCGACTGGGAGCGGTGACGCTCCAGGGGGTCGCCCTCCGCCAGCACGCCGAGCCGTACCCGTTCGACTACGAGCCGTACGACCACCAACTCCGACTCGCGAAGTTGGTCCGCGGGGACGCGGGGTTCGTCGCGGTCGACGACAGTCCGACCGGTGGTGGGAAGACGTCGGCGTGGCTCGCGCCCGCACTGGACGAGACGCTCGACACGGTGGCGATCTACCCGACGAACGCGCTCGTGGTCGATCAGACGGACCAAGTCGAACGAGCGGCCGAGACGACCGACGACGACGTGGCCGTGTTGACGATCACGTCCGAACGGCTCGCACGCCACCGGGCGGAGATGGCCCGCGACGTTCGGTCGAACGCCGAGGTGATCGACCACCTGTACAGACGCGAGCGACGGACGAACGACCAGGTGATCGTCCTCACGAACCCCGACAGCTTCGTGATGATGGTTCGCGGGCTGTACGGCTCGGTGACCCGGGCGTACCGGAACGTCCCGTTCGCCGTCGTCGACGAGTTCCACCGCGCCGGGCGCAAGGAACAGAACACGCTCCGGTACCTGCTCGACGAACTCTGGGAGTGGCCCACCGAGGAGGTCGCACTGGATCGAGTCGCGTTCCTGAGTGCCACCCCAGACGACCGACAAGAACGCCTGTTCGCCGACGCGATGGCGGCACCCTACCACCGCGTGACCGAGGGGACGACGGACGAGCGGCGAGCGTTCCTCGACGACCCGGGCGACGCGTTCCAGCCGGTCATGCCACCGGTGGAGTTGGACGTGCGGACTGCCCCGACGTTCGGCACGGCCGACGTGTTGTTGGACGACGACCGCGAGGACTTGCTGTCGTTCTGTGCGGGCGACCGGACGGACCGTGACGGCCACGACAAGGTGGCGGTCGTTCTCGACGGCGTCCACGAGGTCCAGCGGGTCCACGAGTTCCTCGCGGCCGAGCTGGACTGCCGTGTCGAGCGGATCGACGGGTTCCGCGGGGAGGAGAAGAGCCGGAAACTCAGAGAGTTCGACGTACTCGTGAGCAACGCGGCAGTCGAGGTCGGCGTGGACTTCGAACTCGACCGCCTGCTGTTCGCGGGTCACCGGAAGTCGAGTTTCCTCCAGCGACTCGGACGACTGCGGAGTCGCTCGGACGTGTGCGAGGCTCGGTGTTACGTTCCACGTCCCGTCGGGACGACACTCTGTGAGCACGAGGCCGTCGCGGACGGAGCAGTGACACGGAGAGACTTCGACGACGTGCTCGCCGCCGCGTTCCCGGAGCCACGTCGGCCGGCGTCGTTCGACTGGCGGTACTCCGGACCCGAGGCGGTCCACCACCTCGAGGACCGTGTCGGAGACGCCCGTCCGGATCGACGAGAGACGATCGCTCACCGCGGGCGAGCACGGATCGACCGTCACTTCGTGGAGCCGTTCGACGACCTCGCCGACGCCGACCTTGACCGGGCGACCGACACCGTCGACTGGCGGACACTGGAACGGCTCCAGTGGTACCGTGGTGACTCGATCCAGGCGCTGGTGTACGATCGGACCGGTGACGGCGACGGCGTCGTGCGAGCCTACGACGTGTTCTACCTCCTCCGGTACGGACGGGTCACCTTCCACGACCGCGAGACGTTCGAGCGGATCGTCCCCGACGACGAGCAGGCGACCGTGGATCGACTCGCACGGTACGTCGACGGGTTCTGTACCTTCGACGGCACGATCGAGACGACCGACGAGGGGTACGGACGGAGCGTCTCGTTCGCCGGGCCACGGCTCGGTACCCAGTTGCGCGAGGGTGGCGGGAAGCCGAGAGTGTTCGGCGGGCTCCAGGTTCGTGTCGACACCGAGCCGGGGCTGCCGAGCGTCGACGGCGTCGAGTGTTTCAACGACCGTCTGCGTTCGCGTCGCGACAGACTCGGGCCGGCCGCCGGCATCCTCGGCCACGCCGTCCCGAAGCGGCCGGCCGTCGTCACCCAACAGTACGGCCTCGACGACTTCTTCTTCCTCTACCCGGTCACGGCGCAAGGCGAGTCGGGGAGTCTCGCACTGGGGACCGACGCGTTGTACCTCCACTGTCACCAGTGCGAGGCCGAGGCCGACGACACCTCGGACGACGACGACCTGATCGGCGGCGTCGGCGACGGTGGTGACTGGTCGATCGGCGGCGTCGGCGACGGTGGTGACTGGTAG
- the cmk gene encoding (d)CMP kinase: MLVTISGPPGSGKSTTAARIAEEFGFDHVSGGDTFREMAAERGLSPVEFNELAEDDDQIDRDLDRRLREHAVEGEQLVLESRLAGWLAGEHADLRIWLDAPLDVRVERITDREEKDFAVAREETRRREESEAKRYAEYYDIDIGDRSIYDLVVNTGRWSEETVPDLLIRAVDAYDPATDEGKEPITGVRYDF, translated from the coding sequence ATGTTGGTCACGATCTCCGGGCCACCGGGGAGTGGCAAGTCGACGACGGCGGCGCGGATCGCCGAGGAGTTCGGCTTCGACCACGTCTCCGGGGGAGACACCTTCCGGGAGATGGCTGCCGAGCGTGGGCTCTCGCCGGTCGAGTTCAACGAACTCGCCGAGGACGACGACCAGATCGACCGCGACCTCGACCGGCGTCTCCGCGAGCACGCCGTCGAGGGCGAACAGTTGGTGTTGGAGTCGCGACTCGCCGGCTGGCTGGCGGGTGAGCACGCCGACCTGCGGATCTGGCTCGACGCCCCACTGGACGTGCGCGTCGAGCGGATCACCGACCGCGAGGAGAAGGACTTCGCCGTCGCCCGCGAGGAGACGCGCCGCCGCGAGGAGAGCGAGGCGAAACGGTACGCGGAGTACTACGACATCGACATCGGCGACCGGTCCATCTACGACCTCGTCGTCAACACCGGCCGGTGGAGCGAGGAGACCGTCCCCGACCTCCTGATCCGGGCGGTCGACGCCTACGACCCCGCGACGGACGAGGGGAAGGAACCGATCACCGGCGTCCGCTACGACTTCTGA
- the cas2 gene encoding CRISPR-associated endonuclease Cas2: MHLLVAYDVSDDANRRRVYRTLQRYGAWKQYSVFELEVSKTERVELEDELADEIDADDGDRVKLYRLCASCESETTTLGAEPADEQSNVV, translated from the coding sequence GTGCACCTCCTCGTGGCCTACGACGTGAGCGACGACGCGAACCGGCGGCGGGTGTACCGGACGCTCCAACGCTACGGCGCCTGGAAGCAGTACTCCGTGTTCGAACTGGAAGTGTCGAAGACCGAGCGCGTAGAGCTAGAAGACGAGTTGGCGGACGAAATCGACGCCGACGACGGCGACCGCGTGAAGCTCTACCGACTGTGTGCGAGCTGTGAGTCCGAGACGACCACCCTGGGTGCCGAGCCCGCCGACGAGCAGTCGAACGTGGTCTGA